Genomic segment of Coffea arabica cultivar ET-39 chromosome 1e, Coffea Arabica ET-39 HiFi, whole genome shotgun sequence:
TATGCAAAAAATCCTTCAGGACTCTATTTACTTGCACAGAGATAGCCAATCTTCTCTCCTTACCCAGTAAACAATGGTCTATGCTGCATTGCCGGAATCATGGTAATTCGACTAGAAGTTCATATACAATCTGAGGATACATGTTCCTAATCCAATTCGAGAAAGCTGGAGAGGACAAATTTAAGCATTCGAACTTATAGATGCCATGCAGCTAACAGCATTAAACTCTGCTTTCTTAAATTGGAGCTATTATCTTTACAATCCAATACAAAAAGTCTCCAAGAATTTGCTGCCAATTCTATTCAAAACAGAAATACGTCTCCAGCAAATGGCAGCAAACACTCTCTGTTTTTTGAGAGAACTTTGCATTGATTAAGTTTGTCATTCCACCACCACATCCACACTCAGGTACTCCCGTTGACTTATCTGTTTTCTCCACAATCATTGCACGACTTCATCCCAGCTTTTGTCAAGAGGACCGACAATTGCAATATTGCATCGACACGTACTAGCCTCTTATCCACTTCATCTCGTAGCATTGACAATTTTCAGAGCACACGTAAACCTCGTGGATGACTAATAGCCATGCTGGATCAGTTGAAGAAATATAAGAAAGGGATGATCAATAAATAACATCTCAATCAGTTTTTAAGTTTATTGCCTGTTATAGTCTTGACATATCAATGGTCACTAGAATCAGAGGATCCCAATTGACGGCAATTACAGTTGCAGCAGATATCCTTTCCTTCGGCTTAATTCCGACCAATGCAGCAGAGACCCTTCTGCTCAATTATTTATGGCGGCTGGTATCAAGAGACTGTCTCACTTTAggagaaatattttcagtttgCATCTAACAGGTTTGCATGCTCATCAACAAAAGAAGACTTTTCTAACGCCCCAGTAATGCAGAAGTACATCTGTAGTTTTCTAGAACCAAACTAAAGAGTAAAATGCTTCACCTACATTAATCTAGGCCAAAATTACATAGTATTTTAGAAATCATAACAATTCAAGTTCCAAAGAAATCATCCTATGTTTACCAGCACCTCTGAGGGAATAAAATATTGCTGCTAATTTTTCACTTATCTATCTATCAATCACAATATGGAGAAACATGCCTCCACAACAGTTTGTACATTAAGGAAGTCTTAAGTACTCCCACTTCCCCTTCTTTGAACTGGTTTATAAAGCACGACTGTGACAAATTTAGAGCGAAAGCGATGGGTGACCCCAAGTGCAACCACAGAGCGAGGAGTCTCCCTGTTCTGTAGGTAAAGATGGTTCAGGGTAACATTCTGTGGCAGCGGAAGGGACACAGAAGGATCTCTAGTTGGTGGGCAGTTAAGCATGGTCTGTTGCAGATGAGGGGGGACGAAAGGTGGTTCCCGTCCCTCATCTTCATTCCCAGGGTACACGTTGTTGTAACTTGAATCAGGGGACCTTGGAACCTCAAATCCTACAACAGTTGCATCCTGCGCAGCAAGTAAACGTTTAGGAACAGAAGGTTTAATCAAAACATTCACTGACCAAGTTTTTGAGCTTACTTGATCATCACGGCATGGGTGGCTCATTCTCAGAAATGGAGATGCAAACAGGAACAAAAACAAATTTGCCAGCAAATGTAGCTTGCCTGAATGAAGAACCTGAAACAGATTAATTTCTAGTGTCAGCATTGTGGAAATGTTTCATAAAAAGCACATATCAAGTACTCAATCCAGATATACAAACAACGTGGCATAACCTCATTTAAACTGAACTGGAATCAGATTTTGCAACAGACATCTACATTTACATGTTAGTTCATGTCTGCTCAGAAAGTAGAAAGTTCTGGTTTAGTTCAACACAAAAACAGATAGAACAGTAGTACAACTGTACAACCAAGACATTTCGAGGTTCTTTGCATCCCTTTGCAAGTGTAAGGTAAATACGAAACTACAAGGCAAGTAGAagcttttcacaaaattaaagcTATTATTCCTTAAAACAAGGCAACCAAATACTCAGGTATCTGGATGCATCTGAAAATTCCAGCTTCGACCGCAACAAAAAATGCAAGTAATTGCACGCATGCTCCATTTACCAGAATGAGATTATCTTATCCTTCTAGAAGAGGATAATATAAAGTTCAAGAGAAAAAATAAAGGCAACAAACAAGTCTATAACAAAATTCCTaccgaaaattttagcttaaTCCCAGACCATTCCAATGGGGTGATTTGGTCTAGACCTGGACATTGACAAGCTTATCATACGCCTTCATTTTACCACTTGTTTCAAGCCTTAGACCACCAAGCTGCCTATTTATAGCAACCATTTGAGCTCGCCTTAATATCACTCAGACAAGAAGTTCTGGCCAAGCTTCTAGCCCCTTATTGTCACGTTTGTTGTTAACTGCAAGCCATCCTACATATTGGTACCCACTAGAAGAAAAGGAATGAAATTTTCTTTGGCAGGTCTCAAAGCACACAACAGATTCTAAAAGCCCAGTGCTGGACGTCAAGAACCCTAGACACAGATCAGAAAAAGATAACCAAGTTCTGCGGTCATCAGTGGGTACATTATCCTATACAATACTTCCAACTACACAAGTCTTTATATCTAATTGTTAGCCCCTTATTTCCTTATTATTAAGGACAAAATTCCAGTTTAAGAAGCTTCACTTTCTAAAGGAAAACTTACCAAAAATTACAAGAGGAGAAACTCCAGTCTTAGGGTAAGGAATCTTAACTGAACAAATGAagaacagaaaacaaaaaatagaaaaaataagagAATGAAGAGAGGCAGAGAGAAGCCAAAAGAACACTAACAATTAGCTGAATGTAAGGCAATATATCAGCCTTTCCAACCAAATAAATGACTTCCACAAGGTGCTGCTTTCTACCTTTCACCTCATCTCTAGTCTCTAGAGACACAACTAGAAGCTATATGTTCATATAAAAAGAATTGTTGGTGATATGTGTAATATAGCTTGACTAAGTTCTGGCCTTTTTTGGCTGGCCAAAAGATGTAGTCACTGCTGATACAAAAACTAACCAAATTTGTACACAATAATGTAGAAATTTGAAAGTTATTCCCTCCGTTCAGATTAATCACTTTTCAGGTTCTCAACTTTCATGGAAAGTCTAATGATCATGTGGGTCAGGGGGCATTTGATAATAAAACTTCCAATGATCATGTGGTCAGGTTGCATTTGGTAATCAAACTTCTATCCTCTAGTTCAAAATATCAACTGAAAAGGATAGTGCATTGAAAGGTGGCTATTATAAAGTACATGAGACAAGTTCTTAACTTTTCTTATTAACTTTCATAACAAGAATACACTATTCAACATTCAAAAATGAAAAGTGTGACATCAACAATTGGCCGTCATAATGCCTTTGATTCTCACAATCCTTATGGCTTAGAGAAAATTCTGAACAGATGGCCAATGTTAAGAAAGAATAGATTTGAAAGAAGTAGTCAGGTGGACTTGAAGATGAAGGAAACTTCTCCAATCTCAATTGCATTTGACACGACCACTGGACATAATCAATGTCATTTTACTTCCTCCCTCAGGACAAAGCACTTTCAGACCCAACTATAGAATATCAACAACAGGACAAGCAAGGTGTCTGACAAGAGATAGAGATGCGTGAAAATTGCTATTTCCCATCTCACAACAATAAGTCATTTAGGTGAGTTCAAAACTCATATTTTGTTGTTGCACctggatcttttttttttttttggggttttgggggagaggaggggggggggggtggggagAGGGGTTGTACTCCAATCCAAGATATTGAGATGCACTGCTCTTGGGATCCATGTTGCCTACACGTGACATGCCCTTACAGGTTACTGCATCCTGTAGAGGAATGCAGCCCTCCATTACAAAACAAACCAGATCTCAAGCCATACATATCCATTAGCATTCAAACACCAGAATCTTTACCCAAGTTGATTGTAGGTACATTTCAAACATCTTAAAATCCAGACACAAGAGTTATTTTTGAAACCTTTAGAGTTAGTATTAAATATTATTCAATGCCTTGACCAGTACACCTAGGTTTTCTATTAAACTACTGAAATTGAAGGGAGCCACTGTCATGCCGAGGCATTGTGGAAATACAAAAATGAATCTACATCGTTGGCCAGTGTCACACATTTTGCCTCCGCCAACTTGCCAAATTATGTAATGTACATGATCAAGTGACCTCAAGGCACCTACTTATTTAGAGAAAATGTTGATCTAACCTACCCATACAACTCTCAAAAAATATTGTACTGGGGACAAAAATATCATAGCGCATTCTACTGCATTCAAGAAAAAAGAATCCAGCTTTGCAAATATCAAAAATCCTACATAATAGATCTTCAAGCTGTCTGATGCAGGTTAGAGCTCGTCAGGTGATATGACAGCATCATTGACATTGATATATTAATTCTAGATGCTCGTCCTAAAATTTCCAACAAGCCAAACATCTGataattttcttttgaatgTCAGTAGATTGATGAAATCATGTTTTCTTCCCACAATTTTCACATAGTTAGAACTATCAGCATCTACAAATGCAGGTCACACAAAAGCCCCAGTAATGTTAAATGCCACCCTGTGTTATGTTCATTAGCATGACATATTGTCCTTTACTCTTCTAGTTTTGCAAAGTCCTATGCATAATGAAAAATGTGAGACAGGACAAGCATAACAGAAGCATTTATATTTGGTCCCCTTGTCAGAAAAATGACCAGGTAATAGGAACTAACCAAAAGCATGATAAGTTCCAAGCACTCAAATTTTCCACTTGTGTTAGCCACCTAAAAGCTTGGAAAAAATTAGAAGCATAGCCTATTGGGAGACCAAACAATGGACAAGAACCCAAGTGTCTAAATTTTTTAACCATATAAACTTAACACAATTCCTCAAAATGATTTTATGATCCAAATAGGGAAAAATGTTGAACTCATTTAGCAGTCAATTAATTTAATAAGCTAAAATACAATATTTAGCAGTTCCATTACACTTTGAAATGCCACAACTAATCTTCAAGGCACAAGCTATACAAATAAGACAAGCTCATTTAGCCCATCATAGTCCACTTTCCAAGATGGTCCAACATCATCCGCTACACAATCTTTTCAATTTACAACAGCTGAAAATGTTTATGCAATTAGACAATAGGACCATGTGCTAAACTTGGGTACCCCTCCCATTCCTAATATTTTGAACAGCCTATCCACCTGCAATCAGGAATTGATCTGTGTCTATCTATGAGCACTTTTCAAGTGCCATCATATGACTTAGGTAGGATGACAAAATTAGTCCAGTTCGGAAAGGCTAGATAGAAAGATTTGTGCTGACTTGTACAAATATATATGCAGGTAATCAGACACATGAAAGGCAGTAATAAAGTAATCAATAACCTTACTCGGCTTTCCTATTAAAGTTGCATAGAAAACAGAAGTCTATGATATTCCTCAAAAATCTGTCAGCCAGCCAGCCGTTCATATAATGAATACAAAACAATGGACTCCGTGAAAAGCTACATGTGTAACTCACATTTCAAATAAAGATATTCATCTTACATACAGGGCATCAGTTCTTGCAACACCTGGAAGAATTTACTTGATGCAAGTAATGGAATGTGTGTGATTCTTTATGACAGCTGTTTCGccaaaagcaagaaattgaCACGTATTAATCAATTTGACAAGTCAGAAAATATATCTTGCTAACTTAGAAGAGATTCTCGCCGCATGGTACCACAACTCAGTTTTCATGCAACTCAAAACTGTCCTTGAAAAGAGTATAATAAGCCACTTCCACCTAGATAAGCATGTCATTCTAAAACACATGGAGCAGGCTAATATGCATAACCGACAATGCTTTAGAGAAGTTGACCAAGAGATCTAGGGAGACTAGgtacatggctttatttatatCAGCATTGTGTCAATCAGAATTAGAAGTTAATTAAAGCCATGTCTAGATATATGCTAAAATTGACAAACTAAACAtccaaaaataatatataaccAAAGAGTGACAAGCCAAAAACCACACCTAGTGGCGAGAATGGAGACTGGTAAGGATCACTAATACATCGAGTCAATGGTTGACATGGATCCTTGGAATTTTAAGTCTCCGAACAAGCAATAAGACTTGTAATATCAAACTTGATAAGTCCTAAAAGCTATCATCCGAACTTAGAAGCAATTCTCTACTTTTCTTGCCACATGGTACCAGAGCTCATTCTCCATGCAGGTTAATAACAGTCCTTGAAAGTACATTAAAGATACTTTCACCAACAGATGCTTCTAATCATAAAACATGTGCAATGAGCTAATGCAAGGTAACCAAAAATTATTTAACGATGGTTTACAAGGCTTTGGAATAGTGAACCTAACTGACATCACCATaaaaaaccaaagaagtgtTCCTACATTGCTTTAATTATCATTTTCAAATAAGAGAACTTAAACTATATCAATCTAATCCAAGTCTAGTTAAATGCCAAAGTTGACTACAAAAAAAAGGCCATAAACAATATAATAGCTGAAAatacaccaactagaaagaatTAGAGACTGGTAAGGATCACTAAGATAGCAAGTCATGGTTGACAAGGACTTCAGCGTCTCCGTTTTCCTTTCCCTGTTCACAAGCACTTCTAGTAGTTCTTTTCCGCTTCCTAATTTATTCTCAGTTAGCAATTCCATCAACCAAATTATTCATTTCCgagaataggaagaaaaaaaaaagtcccacCACAACATTTTCAACAAGCACCGAAGACTGAGCAACATCAAAGAACTAAAAATCTCTTTGCATCAGGATATCAACAGtaaaacatttaaaaaaaaaaaaggacaacaTTATCACCATAAATTTTACATAGACAAATTAGTACAGCTGACCTTACTAATATCTAGCCGGGCACCTCAGATGTCAGCAGCAGCTTCCCAAAACAATCGTCCTCTCTGAAAAATTGATAACATGGAAGAATCAAGAATCAATTTTGAAACCAATTATGGCAGGTCCAACAACTTATCTGCATAATTCAGGTTACTCTTAATTTTAGCCCATGTAAGATTTCCCAAAACTCATCCAATGAAAACATTCCTCCAACAAAAaagacccaaaaaaagaaaaccttAAAATCCCTATTaagtaagaaaattttttttttgagatatggGCTAGGTGCGACCACGAATTGAAATCACTCAAAAGGTGAAAAGACGGTGAAGAGTTCAAAATAGAATTCCAAAACAAAACACaactaacaaaacaaaaaaaaatgctcaaGTGAAATGGAAGGGAAAAACGGAAAAGCAATTTTTAGTGTAGCTTACATGCAACTATGGGAAAGGAAGTAGCAAAAATACCTTGAAGATTCCGCCGAGACGAATGAGAATCATTCATATACACCTTGGTGTGTGCTTTAATGatatatgaatatattttttaaatgaggaaaaagaaatagagCAAGTAAGCTGAAATTTATAGGGAAAAAAGTCTGGAACTTTGGCAGATGAGAATGTGAAAATGGGCCTGGAAATCAAAATGTACTACTTAGTTGGACTTTTCTGAGATCTGAGGCCTACATTCGTGATCATTTGTATGTTTTGGTTTTCTGAAGTGAGGATCTAAGGGCCCAATTTGGCTTAACCACTTGGTGGGAGGGATCGACAGAACTGGGAAGACATAAGTTGGCGTATATGGGAGTATAATATTTCACTTTTGGACATTGTTAATggcactttaatttttttttcgctGTCCCTATaacattagttttttttttgggtcatatTTTATGTAGGAGTAGTTGTTCTTTTTGATTTTGTGATATGAGAGTAGATCAATTTAACTTTTAAGTGCTTATCTATGGAGTGTCTTTTGcagtaaataataattataaaagaGGAGGGTTGGCTTGGACGTTAAGGTAGAAGAGATTGTAAGGAAAGGGTCTTGAACATCTTGAATTTAAGATATTTTACTTTGATataaaaaaatagtaaaatgccaaaaaatagtaaataatgtgaatttttttttcttttgttgaagGGATAAAGAGactaaaaagaaatttttattttttttatcttattaaTTTGAACACAAATACATACGCATGCACAAAATAAAGCAGCTGACTTGTAGATATTGAGTGATATCTGAAATGTAATTTTacattaagaaaagaaaaaaagaattccaaatttaatttcttacgAAAAGAGTAGCTCACTTTTACTACTCTCTCCCTTTAtactcctttttttcttttaatatatAAGAGGATCAACAGTGATTTATCACCTATTTTCTCCAGAACTCGAATCCTTAACCTCTTGATTAGAGACGAAGCGCCTTATCAGCTAATTTTTCTTTCGTTGTCACATTGTACGTTGTAGGCTTGCTCACTTCTACTTCTCATTCCAACAAAAACAAACCCTATTGGAGGATGCTACTAAAATGTAAAAAGTCATACCTATTGATTTAATTGCCAATATTTTTGCAAGTATGAGTCACAAATCTGGGTGCAGAGGGTCTTAATTAGCATCTTCCGCCTTGTTATTCCCCGGCTGACTCGACCACTCTGTGCTGTTTCTAATTTTCATTGCATGATTAGCAGATGGAGATCTTTTACTACTACTTTTCGAGGCGAGGCAAAGGCAATCCTCGAAGAAGTGCTTCCTTCAAACCACTTGTCAAAAAGCCAGTAGATGAGATGCCCAATAACGTATGCAATTTAACACCTTTTGAGGATGAAATGGATTAATTAACTCTGGTATTTTATTGTACGAATGGATACTACTAGTTGTGTATGATAAAACAAGAAGATTTATCCTGACTCATTGGTTTCTCAGTACTTTGGAAGAGATCATCATAGAAAAAGATGTGCcgtataaatttataatatataataacaaTTGGTCGCCTTTTGATGATGGATATGGATGAATTCCCATTAGTTTAATTATTGAAACGGATTAAGATCTGCAAATTCTTAATTAAAAAGGTTTGCTTCATTGCTCCACTGCTGGCATCTTGTTCTGTGTGCATTTGCTTTCTCTTCGACTGGCTACTAAAAACACTACAGTTTTAAATAGTAAACTAACGAATATTTAACCGGTTAATTAGTTTGGATCTAACTGATAGATTCCATCCTGGTCCTAGAGTACGAGAAATGTTGATTCAGGTGACAGCAATTGCAAAGCTCCAGCCATGTGTGAGTCTGTTTCTTTGCAGCATCTTTTTCCTTGAAAATGTGATCTTCAATTTAACTACAGTAGTTCCTTAATTCTAGTCATCAATCAACGCGGAATGTTAGTAGTCGAAATGGGATGGTGTCTCAGCACCTATAAATTTAGTAGTATTATGCTTCTAAAAACTCTAGAGGTATAGGATGTCATAATTAAATAAGAGTAAATCTTTTATatatactgatagtgtatacactttcaCTGTTGGATCCATGATACATTTGTAATAGTTggagttcaaattcaaattttgtatagttgtcattcatccaatgctgacagcgtatatactgtcagtgtaggaaaaattaatccattaaacaaattaaaatagATGATTTTGTAGCTGAACgtttaaaatattttgaaataaattcCTAATAAATTAATCTCCACTAAAAACATCCAGAGTgagtgatgtatgtgaaataaattTTTCGGTGACAGCTTAGTAATTAGTATCATCTTCTTGTCTGGAGATACCAAAGATACCACACTattaatcaaaacaaaataCACGTTCAATTGTCGGACAAATTTATATTAATCTTTCACTGTTTTGCAGCATGGTGTCCAAGAATGTGCGTAACCCTAAAAATACACCTTGGGGGATCACCTACTTTCAAGAAACAGCCATGCTCTCTGGTCCTCCAACTACTCCCTCCTTTTCAATGGTGTAAAACTGGAAAGTTGTAAGGTACGCTGTACACTAATAGACGGCTTTGTTATCTACAAATAGACGATAaacttttcaatttcttgaagGGTATCAATTGGTACAAATTTAATCATGGGAATCTTTCCTTGTATATGTGGCATGAATTTGATCATTACTCTACCTTAATGATGTACAGCATAGATTTTATTCAAACAGAAGAAGAATAGATTTTATTTGACGAGGGAACATATATGCTAAACTAGCGGACTTAAGGCTGTGCTTAGCACAGCCCATGCCCACTTAAAATTTCAAGAACAATTAAGTAGAAATCATTCTTTCGCATAAAATCAATAGAAGACAAAAGTAG
This window contains:
- the LOC113707345 gene encoding SNF1-related protein kinase regulatory subunit beta-3; its protein translation is MSHPCRDDQDATVVGFEVPRSPDSSYNNVYPGNEDEGREPPFVPPHLQQTMLNCPPTRDPSVSLPLPQNVTLNHLYLQNRETPRSVVALGVTHRFRSKFVTVVLYKPVQRRGSGST